A region from the Musa acuminata AAA Group cultivar baxijiao chromosome BXJ1-10, Cavendish_Baxijiao_AAA, whole genome shotgun sequence genome encodes:
- the LOC135581740 gene encoding uncharacterized protein LOC135581740 isoform X2, with protein MASATRAALLPSPSLLRSASAALLLPPPMIASSRRTISSPSRRLLLHPAVKPTRADLPTFRVRAARTESGSVSLGFRAPHFELPEPLTGKVWTLDDFESCPALLVMFICNHCPFVKHLKRDITKLTSFYMEDGPEFMAEEAKLFNYPFPYLFDESQDVARAFGAVCTPEFFLFKKDGRRPFELFYRGQFDDSRPSNNVPITGRDLSRAIDCVLSGQLLTSAQKPSVGCSIKWHPKTT; from the exons ATGGCTTCCGCAACCCGAGCCGCCCTCCTCCCCTCGCCATCTCTTCTGCGGTCCGCCTCCGCCGCTCTTTTACTGCCGCCTCCGATGATCGCCTCCTCCCGGCGAACCATTTCTTCTCCATCTCGGCGCCTGCTCCTCCACCCCGCCGTCAAACCCACTCGGGCGGACCTGCCCACGTTCCGAGTCCGAGCCGCGAGAACCGAGTCCGGTTCTGTCTCTCTCGGCTTCAGAGCTCCCCATTTCGAG CTGCCGGAGCCCTTGACGGGGAAAGTGTGGACTTTGGATGATTTCGAGTCTTGCCCTGCGCTTCTG GTGATGTTCATTTGCAATCACTGCCCATTTGTTAAGCATTTGAAGAGGGATATTACCAAACTTACAAGTTTCTACATGGAG GATGGACCAGAATTTATGGCAGAAGAAGCTAAATTGTTCAATTACCCTTTTCCCTATCTGTTCGATGAG TCACAGGATGTTGCACGGGCTTTTGGAGCTGTATGTACACCAGAGTTTTTCCTCTTCAAGAAG GATGGAAGAAGGCCATTTGAGCTGTTCTATCGTGGGCAGTTTGATGACTCACGACCTAGTAATAATGTGCCCATAACAGGAAG GGACCTAAGTCGCGCAATAGACTGTGTTCTCAGTGGCCAGCTCCTAACGTCTGCACAAAAACCGAG TGTTGGATGTAGCATAAAGTGGCACCCAAAAACGACTTGA
- the LOC135581740 gene encoding uncharacterized protein LOC135581740 isoform X1 translates to MASATRAALLPSPSLLRSASAALLLPPPMIASSRRTISSPSRRLLLHPAVKPTRADLPTFRVRAARTESGSVSLGFRAPHFELPEPLTGKVWTLDDFESCPALLVMFICNHCPFVKHLKRDITKLTSFYMEKGLGVVAISSNSTITHPQDGPEFMAEEAKLFNYPFPYLFDESQDVARAFGAVCTPEFFLFKKDGRRPFELFYRGQFDDSRPSNNVPITGRDLSRAIDCVLSGQLLTSAQKPSVGCSIKWHPKTT, encoded by the exons ATGGCTTCCGCAACCCGAGCCGCCCTCCTCCCCTCGCCATCTCTTCTGCGGTCCGCCTCCGCCGCTCTTTTACTGCCGCCTCCGATGATCGCCTCCTCCCGGCGAACCATTTCTTCTCCATCTCGGCGCCTGCTCCTCCACCCCGCCGTCAAACCCACTCGGGCGGACCTGCCCACGTTCCGAGTCCGAGCCGCGAGAACCGAGTCCGGTTCTGTCTCTCTCGGCTTCAGAGCTCCCCATTTCGAG CTGCCGGAGCCCTTGACGGGGAAAGTGTGGACTTTGGATGATTTCGAGTCTTGCCCTGCGCTTCTG GTGATGTTCATTTGCAATCACTGCCCATTTGTTAAGCATTTGAAGAGGGATATTACCAAACTTACAAGTTTCTACATGGAG AAGGGGCTGGGTGTTGTTGCCATCTCTTCAAATTCCACCATCACCCATCCACAG GATGGACCAGAATTTATGGCAGAAGAAGCTAAATTGTTCAATTACCCTTTTCCCTATCTGTTCGATGAG TCACAGGATGTTGCACGGGCTTTTGGAGCTGTATGTACACCAGAGTTTTTCCTCTTCAAGAAG GATGGAAGAAGGCCATTTGAGCTGTTCTATCGTGGGCAGTTTGATGACTCACGACCTAGTAATAATGTGCCCATAACAGGAAG GGACCTAAGTCGCGCAATAGACTGTGTTCTCAGTGGCCAGCTCCTAACGTCTGCACAAAAACCGAG TGTTGGATGTAGCATAAAGTGGCACCCAAAAACGACTTGA
- the LOC135581740 gene encoding uncharacterized protein LOC135581740 isoform X3: MASATRAALLPSPSLLRSASAALLLPPPMIASSRRTISSPSRRLLLHPAVKPTRADLPTFRVRAARTESGSVSLGFRAPHFELPEPLTGKVWTLDDFESCPALLVMFICNHCPFVKHLKRDITKLTSFYMEKGLGVVAISSNSTITHPQDGPEFMAEEAKLFNYPFPYLFDERLLAALTLIKCPSSVTGCCTGFWSCMYTRVFPLQEGWKKAI, from the exons ATGGCTTCCGCAACCCGAGCCGCCCTCCTCCCCTCGCCATCTCTTCTGCGGTCCGCCTCCGCCGCTCTTTTACTGCCGCCTCCGATGATCGCCTCCTCCCGGCGAACCATTTCTTCTCCATCTCGGCGCCTGCTCCTCCACCCCGCCGTCAAACCCACTCGGGCGGACCTGCCCACGTTCCGAGTCCGAGCCGCGAGAACCGAGTCCGGTTCTGTCTCTCTCGGCTTCAGAGCTCCCCATTTCGAG CTGCCGGAGCCCTTGACGGGGAAAGTGTGGACTTTGGATGATTTCGAGTCTTGCCCTGCGCTTCTG GTGATGTTCATTTGCAATCACTGCCCATTTGTTAAGCATTTGAAGAGGGATATTACCAAACTTACAAGTTTCTACATGGAG AAGGGGCTGGGTGTTGTTGCCATCTCTTCAAATTCCACCATCACCCATCCACAG GATGGACCAGAATTTATGGCAGAAGAAGCTAAATTGTTCAATTACCCTTTTCCCTATCTGTTCGATGAG CGTTTACTAGCAGCCTTGACTCTTATCAAGTGCCCTTCTTCAGTCACAGGATGTTGCACGGGCTTTTGGAGCTGTATGTACACCAGAGTTTTTCCTCTTCAAGAAG GATGGAAGAAGGCCATTTGA